The following is a genomic window from Malus sylvestris chromosome 7, drMalSylv7.2, whole genome shotgun sequence.
CTGAAGAAGAATTCAGCGCTTCTCGGGATGGAGGGGATGAGCAAGGAGGATGCCGAAGGAATGGTTAGGGAAGGAGATCTTGATGGAGATGGTGCACTCAGTGAGACTGAGTTTTGTATACTGATGGTGAGGCTTAGTCCTGGGATTATGGAAGATGCTGAGACATGGCTTGAGAAAGCACTTGATCAAGAACTCAACAAGTCTTCTGATCAACTTTGATGTTGTAGAGTTCCAGTGGTTTTTATATCTCAATTGCAGAATGATATGTTTTTCCAATATATGTCGTGGATATTTGATCACTTATGTCGATTGGTATATTGTTGAAATTTAATTTCGATCAGTTAAACGATTGGAATTTAATTTCTGATCATTTTAGCtaatttctgttttttttttttttttttttttttaagaaacttgGCAAGGCTGCAGGGCACTGTTAATAATGTTTTATTAAAATTGTTAGATTGGATTACATAGTGTAATTAAGAGGACAAGATCATGATGAAGGGATTGTTATCCCATTTGCCAACTCATAATTTATAATCTAATGAGACCAAATGGACCAGTCATTGCAACTTGGGATGCTTGGCCGGATCACAAGGAGCAAACAGTGACAAAATAATTTCTTATACTTGTCATGATGCTTATGGAATCCTGTATTTGTTCTTTTGTAAAATTAATAGATCTGAGCGGTTACGAGTACTTGTTCATGCACATTAAGTTGT
Proteins encoded in this region:
- the LOC126630743 gene encoding calcium-binding protein KIC-like: MENKGNTSRKSTAPTEYQDLLPVMAEKLDVETFVSELCGGFRLLADPERGLITSESLKKNSALLGMEGMSKEDAEGMVREGDLDGDGALSETEFCILMVRLSPGIMEDAETWLEKALDQELNKSSDQL